A region of the Fibrobacter succinogenes genome:
GATGGTCTGCGAGCTTGCGATGCGCTCCAGTATCGATTTGTTTCTCCGATGCCGTTTGTTCCTGGGTCGCCTGAAACGCGAGACCAATCGTGCACGGAAATTTTTAGTATTCAGTGTGCGGGCCTTGCAAAGCGTCTTGAAGCGTCGCAATCCAAGCGTGCCGTGATTGGCCTTTCGGGCGGTCTTGATTCGACGCTTGCGCTTTTGGTTGTTGCTGAAACATTCAAGCTGTTAAAACGCCCTGCGTTAGAAATTTTGGCACTCACGATGCCTGGCTTTGGAACGACCAATCGCACGAAAAATAATGCGGTTGAACTTGCAAAACTTTTGGGCGTTGAACTCCGCACTGTCGATATTCAAAAAGCTTGTCTGCAACATTTTGACGATATCGGTCATGACCCGCAAAAACTCGATGTGACTTACGAGAATGTGCAGGCCCGCGAGCGTACGCAGATTCTTATGGATATTGCCAATAGCGTTGGCGGAATTGTAATTGGTACGGGTGACTTGTCCGAAATTGCTCTCGGCTGGAGCACGTACAATGCTGATCACATGTCGATGTATGCGGTGAATTGCGATATTCCCAAAACGCTTGTTCGCCATATCGTGAGCTGGTATGCAGATAAATCTGTCGCGCATCTCGAAACACGTGAAGATACTGCGCATCTCGAAGCGTGCAGAAAGACGGCACTTTTCGAAACTGGTGAAAATGTCGCTCATCTCGATTCCATCGCTTCGGCGCAGTCCTCGAACATGGCGTCTCTCGCTGAAGTCCTTCGCGATATTCTCGATACGCCTGTGTCGCCGGAGCTTTTGCCTGCTGATAATAACGGCCAAATTGCGCAAAAGACCGAAAGCATTTTGGGCGCTTACGAAATCCATGATTTCTTCCTCTATCATTTTGCAAAGTACGGCGCGACTCCCGAGAAACTTTTGTTCCTCGCGAAGTACGCTTTTGCGGGCAAATTTAGCGATGAAGAAATTGAAAAAGCGCTCACTGTTTTTGTGCGTCGATTCTTTACGCAACAGTTCAAGCGAAGCTGCATCCCGGATGGCCCGAAGGTCGGAACGATTTCTCTTTCGCCCCGTGCTGATTGGCGCATGCCAAGCGATGCGTCTTTTGCAGATTGGCTTTAAAAAGAGGCTCTCATTTAACCTGCGGCTGGCGCGAACGTTTTCCTTAAAATCTTTTTTGCCGTAACATGAAACCCCGGAACTTTCGTTCCGGGGTTAATTAGTCAACAGAGAATTTTTTGGCGTTTGTGCTTCGGCTTAACCGCAACGAGTCTTGTTCGTATCGTTTCCGATGTAGTCCGGATAATCGTTGTCGAAGCAAGCGGCGCAATAATTTTCGCCTTCGCCTGTACATTCCTTCATGCCTTCGACGCTTAAGTAACCGAGACTTTCTACACCGAGCATTTTTGCGATTTCTTCGGGAGTCATGGAGCTTGCGGCAAGTTCACCTTGGCTCGGGAAATCCATGCCGAAGAAGCACGGGTGTGCAACCGGAGGTGATGCGATGCGGATGTGGACTTCGAGAGCGCCTGCGTCGCGGAGCATTTTGGACAAAATCTTAAGAGTGGTGCCGCGAACGATTGAGTCTTCTACAACGCATACGCGCTTGTTCTTGAGCACGCCCACGATCGGGTTGAATTTGAGTTTGACTTTTTGTTCGCGAACGTTTTGCGTGGGGTCGATAAATGTGCGGCCTACATAGTGGTTGCGCAAAAGTCCGATTTCAAAACGGATGCCGCTTGCCTGCGCGTAGCCGAGAGCTGCGGTTGTAGCGCTGTCGGGCACGGAAATCACAATGTCTGCATCGACGGGACATTCCTTGGCGAGCTGCTTGCCCATTTTGCGGCGAATCTTGTCGCAACTTTGTTCGAATATCTTTGAATCAGGACGGCTGAAGTAGATGTATTCGAAAATGCAGTGGGCGAGTCTGTCTTTGTGCGTAAAGCGTTCGGAATGGAGACCGTTCTGCGTGATGGTCAAAAATTCACCTGGCTGGATGTCGCGAACGTAGTTTGCGCCGAGAAGGTCGAATGCGCATGTTTCGCTGGCAACGCACCAGGCTTTTCCCATGCGGGCGATTGAAAGCGGGCGGAATCCGTAGCCGTCTCGTGCGACAAACATGGAGTCCTTGCTAATGAATACGAGGCAGAAACTACCGGTAAATTTTGTAATGGCTTTTTTGATGGCTTCGCCTAAAGTGTCGGCGTTTGTTCGTGCAATTTCGTGGAGGAGAATTTCAGAGTCGGAAGTTGTCTGGAAAATGTGACCGTCGGCTTCCATTTCGGCGCGGAGCTCGTTGGCGTTGGTGATGTTGCCGTTGTGGGCGACTGCGATTTGCCCCCATTTGCAGCTCACGAGAATCGGTTGTGCGTTTGCGAGGGTGG
Encoded here:
- the purF gene encoding amidophosphoribosyltransferase, yielding MLDELHEECGVIGIYNGDSVVRNVAMGLYALQHRGQESAGFAITDGDKIRVRKSMGLVSTLLREHNIDELQGFAGIGHVRYSTTGASTLANAQPILVSCKWGQIAVAHNGNITNANELRAEMEADGHIFQTTSDSEILLHEIARTNADTLGEAIKKAITKFTGSFCLVFISKDSMFVARDGYGFRPLSIARMGKAWCVASETCAFDLLGANYVRDIQPGEFLTITQNGLHSERFTHKDRLAHCIFEYIYFSRPDSKIFEQSCDKIRRKMGKQLAKECPVDADIVISVPDSATTAALGYAQASGIRFEIGLLRNHYVGRTFIDPTQNVREQKVKLKFNPIVGVLKNKRVCVVEDSIVRGTTLKILSKMLRDAGALEVHIRIASPPVAHPCFFGMDFPSQGELAASSMTPEEIAKMLGVESLGYLSVEGMKECTGEGENYCAACFDNDYPDYIGNDTNKTRCG
- a CDS encoding NAD(+) synthase; this encodes MFGFYRFAAVSPILKVADTAFNTEEIIKSAKAAVSNGAAFVVFPELCITGYTCSDLFHQELLLQNSTRALLKIAESFKDSDAVIAVGLPLRLFGRLYNCAAFVQRGRVVAITPKIHLPNQREFYEKRHFSSGRDLLRGACGASAGNAAGAVTCTIEGVGEVPITNFFTVKGRGTSSAVDGCTSTANCASDNDTCVVNDNGSEVRIGVELCEDLWTPAPPSGELALAGANVIVNLSASDALVGKCDYRRNLVMNQSARCMAAYVYASAGVHESTTDMVFSGHLMVAENGSMIAESKPFSRETEIVYADIDVERLNMQRLSEGSFHDFDSRSFYARAATFDGLRACDALQYRFVSPMPFVPGSPETRDQSCTEIFSIQCAGLAKRLEASQSKRAVIGLSGGLDSTLALLVVAETFKLLKRPALEILALTMPGFGTTNRTKNNAVELAKLLGVELRTVDIQKACLQHFDDIGHDPQKLDVTYENVQARERTQILMDIANSVGGIVIGTGDLSEIALGWSTYNADHMSMYAVNCDIPKTLVRHIVSWYADKSVAHLETREDTAHLEACRKTALFETGENVAHLDSIASAQSSNMASLAEVLRDILDTPVSPELLPADNNGQIAQKTESILGAYEIHDFFLYHFAKYGATPEKLLFLAKYAFAGKFSDEEIEKALTVFVRRFFTQQFKRSCIPDGPKVGTISLSPRADWRMPSDASFADWL